A part of Mustelus asterias unplaced genomic scaffold, sMusAst1.hap1.1 HAP1_SCAFFOLD_331, whole genome shotgun sequence genomic DNA contains:
- the LOC144486405 gene encoding uncharacterized protein LOC144486405 yields MEKLCKCGDCGKGFRFPSALETHRRSHTGERPFTCCVCGKRFTQLSHLQTHQGVHTGERPFTCSVCGKGFTRLNNLLTDQRIHTGERPFTCCVCGKGFTQLPNLLSHKVTHTQDCGSGFKSSRELMVHQPIHTDERLVSCSHCTKRFRRSSTWQRHQRVHTGDRPFTCSVCGKWIQSVIQPAATPTSSQVIAGVGFFLSQSFSLSLSQQIR; encoded by the coding sequence atggagaaattgtgtaaatgtggggactgtgggaaaggattcaggttcccatctgcactggaaactcatcggcgcagtcacactggagagagaccattcacctgctgtgtgtgtgggaagagattcactcagttatcccatttacaaacacaccagggagttcacactggggagaggccattcacctgctctgtgtgtgggaaaggattcactcggttaaaCAATCTGCTGAccgaccagcgcattcacaccggggagagaccgttcacctgctgtgtgtgtgggaagggattcactcagttgcccaacctgttgagccacaaggtcactcacacccaagactgtgggagtggcttcaaaagctctcgagaactgatggtccaccaacccattcacactgacgagagactggttagctgctctcactgcacaaagaggtttaggaggtcatccacgtggcagagacaccagcgagttcacaccggggacagaccgttcacctgctccgtgtgtgggaaatggattcaatcggtcatccaacctgcagcgacaccaacaagttcacaagtgattgcaggggttggattctttctctctcaatctttctctctctctctctctcagcagattcgatga